A single genomic interval of Xyrauchen texanus isolate HMW12.3.18 chromosome 8, RBS_HiC_50CHRs, whole genome shotgun sequence harbors:
- the LOC127648204 gene encoding LOW QUALITY PROTEIN: GTPase IMAP family member 5-like (The sequence of the model RefSeq protein was modified relative to this genomic sequence to represent the inferred CDS: inserted 1 base in 1 codon) has product MERSGDQILNTRDLHLLLIGKTGSGVNASXNTILGEDVFQLEQGYSSITDTYQKHTADVSYRRVTVTDPPNVFNSRNIDLLMELERGLKMCSSGVHATLLVFFLNTFTQQDADAVSLYKQTFGENAMKYTIVLFTHGDEIQHKSMEQLLTQNVQLSNLVEECGGRFHFLNNKDPSNRDQVIKLLEKIDRMMSENNNSCYTLEMFLKAQSIRVNILNICL; this is encoded by the exons ATGGAGCGCTCTGGAGATCAAATATTAAACACTCGTGATCTTCATCTTCTGCTGATCGGGAAAACGGGTTCAGGAGTGAACGCTT GGAACACTATACTGGGAGAAGATGTGTTTCAGTTAGAACAGGGATATTCCTCCATCACTGACACATATCAAAAACACACGGCTGATGTTTCATACAGAAGAGTTACCGTGACTGACCCTCCAAATGTCTTTAATTCCAGAAACATCGATCTGCTCATGGAGTTAGAGAGAGGATTGAAGATGTGCTCTTCAGGAGTCCACGCGACACTTctggttttctttttaaatacttTCACTCAACAGGACGCAGATGCCGTGTCATTGTACAAGCAGACATTTGGTGAGAACGCTATGAAATACACAATTGTCCTCTTCAcgcatggagatgaaattcaacacaaatcaatgGAACAACTACTAACACAGAATGTCCAGTTATCTAATCTAGTCGAGGAGTGTGGCGGGAGATTTCACTTCCTGAACAATAAAGATCCATCAAACAGAGATCAGGTCATCAAACTCCTGGAGAAGATTGACAGAATGATGTCTGAAAATAACAACAGCTGCTACACACTGGAGATGTTCCTCAAAGCTCAATCAATAAGAGTCAATATCCTCAATATCTGTCTGTGA
- the LOC127647580 gene encoding glycine-rich protein 1-like isoform X2, translating to MASSSAVGRHSPEFKRPNMNLTRIVLLGESGVGKSAAGNTILGQKVFKSQMSRSSVTRKCSENHGNVSGRNVSVVDTPGLFDTDMKPEDFVTEIGRSVYLSSPGPHAFLIVFPLNMRFIQQYEKILSMIETLFGKEVLKYSIILFTYGDLLKGQSIDKLIEENSALTSLVQQCGGGYHVFNNEDQNNRDLVTELLQKIDTMIQQNGGGHYTHQMYQDAQRFKQEEEKRRREEDERRHQEERQIQKRIERMREEMEENLREELEDKSTSHSQKEASSGSKSFFSKLKDYIYANGSGAVAGAVAAVAVAAGAAGAVAAGAVGGAGAVGGAAGALCGAAAAGAVGGAAAAAGAVIGAVIGAVIGAVIGAVAAATGAVGGAGAVGGAAGAVGGVALAGVRCRASAAGAIGGAAAAGAVRGAAPAGAVGGAVAAGAVIGAVIGAVIGAVIGAVRGAAAGAVRGAAAGDVGGAAAGDVGGAAAGDVGGAAAGDVAGAAAGDVRGAVDGTFDGEAAAGDVRGAAAGAVGGAAAAGDVRGTAAGDVRGAVDGTFDGETVD from the exons ATGGCGTCCAGTTCAG CAGTTGGCAGACACAGTCCAGAGTTTAAGCGTCCCAACA tgaaCTTGACAAGAATTGTACTCCTGGGTGAAAGTGGCGTTGGAAAGAGCGCCGCTGGAAACACAATACTGGGACAGAAAGTGTTTAAATCTCAGATGAGCAGAAGTTCAGTGACCAGAAAATGTTCAGAGAATCACGGCAATGTTTCAGGCAGAAATGTGTCTGTAGTTGATACACCTGGATTATTTGACACAGACATGAAACCTGAAGATTTCGTGACTGAGATTGGGAGAAGTGTTTATTTATCCAGTCCTGGACCGCACGCTTTTCTCATCGTGTTTCCTCTGAATATGAGATTCATTCAGCAGTATGAGAAGATTCTTTCTATGATTGAAACACTGTTTGGAAAAGAAGtgttaaaatactccatcattctCTTCACTTATGGAGATCTGTTGAAAGGACAGAGTATTGATAAACTCATTGAGGAGAACAGTGCATTAACATCTCTAGTTCAGCAGTGTGGAGGCGGATATCACGTGTTTAATAATGAAGATCAGAATAACAGAGATCTGGTGACTGAACTACTGCAGAAGATTGACACAATGATACAGCAGAATGGAGGAGGACATTACACTCATCAGATGTATCAAGATGCTCAGAGATTTAAACAAGAGGAAGAGAAGAGACGGAGAGAGGAAGATGAGAGAAGACACCAGGAGGAGAGACAAATACAAAAGAGGattgagagaatgagggaggagaTGGAGGAAAACTTAAGAGAAGAGTTAGAAGATAAATCTACATCACACAGTCAGAAGGAAGCAAGCAGTGGATCTAAATCCTTTTTTTCCAAGTTAAAGGACTATATTTATGCAAATGGCAGTGGAGCTGTTGCTGGAGCTGTTGCTGCTGTAGCTGTTGCTGCTGGAGCTGCTGGAGCTGTTGCTGCTGGAGCTGTTGGTGGAGCTGGAGCTGTTGGTGGAGCTGCTGGAGCTCTTTGTGGAGCTGCTGCTGCTGGAGCTGTTGGtggagctgctgctgctgctggagcAGTTATTGGAGCAGTTATTGGAGCTGTTATTGGAGCTGTTATTGGGGCTGTTGCTGCTGCTACTGGAGCTGTTGGTGGAGCTGGAGCTGTTGGTGGAGCTGCTGGAGCTGTTGGTGGAGTTGCTTTAGCTGGAGTTCGTTGTCGAGCTTCTGCTGCTGGAGCTATTGGTGGAGCTGCTGCTGCTGGAGCTGTTCGTGGAGCTGCTCCTGCTGGAGCTGTTGGTGGAGCTGTTGCTGCTGGAGCTGTTATTGGAGCTGTTATTGGAGCTGTTATTGGAGCTGTTATTGGAGCTGTTCGTGGAGCTGCTGCTGGAGCTGTTCGTGGAGCTGCTGCTGGAGATGTTGGTGGAGCTGCTGCTGGAGATGTTGGTGGAGCTGCTGCTGGAGATGTTGGTGGAGCTGCTGCTGGAGATGTTGCTGGAGCTGCTGCTGGAGATGTTCGTGGAGCTGTTGATGGTACTTTTGATGGTGAAGCTGCTGCTGGAGATGTTCGTGGAGCTGCTGCTGGAGCTGTTGGTGGAGCTGCTGCTGCTGGAGATGTTCGTGGAACTGCTGCTGGAGATGTTCGTGGAGCTGTTGATGGTACTTTTGATGGTGAAACTGTCGACTGA
- the LOC127647580 gene encoding glycine-rich protein 1-like isoform X1, with protein MASSSAAVGRHSPEFKRPNMNLTRIVLLGESGVGKSAAGNTILGQKVFKSQMSRSSVTRKCSENHGNVSGRNVSVVDTPGLFDTDMKPEDFVTEIGRSVYLSSPGPHAFLIVFPLNMRFIQQYEKILSMIETLFGKEVLKYSIILFTYGDLLKGQSIDKLIEENSALTSLVQQCGGGYHVFNNEDQNNRDLVTELLQKIDTMIQQNGGGHYTHQMYQDAQRFKQEEEKRRREEDERRHQEERQIQKRIERMREEMEENLREELEDKSTSHSQKEASSGSKSFFSKLKDYIYANGSGAVAGAVAAVAVAAGAAGAVAAGAVGGAGAVGGAAGALCGAAAAGAVGGAAAAAGAVIGAVIGAVIGAVIGAVAAATGAVGGAGAVGGAAGAVGGVALAGVRCRASAAGAIGGAAAAGAVRGAAPAGAVGGAVAAGAVIGAVIGAVIGAVIGAVRGAAAGAVRGAAAGDVGGAAAGDVGGAAAGDVGGAAAGDVAGAAAGDVRGAVDGTFDGEAAAGDVRGAAAGAVGGAAAAGDVRGTAAGDVRGAVDGTFDGETVD; from the exons ATGGCGTCCAGTTCAG CAGCAGTTGGCAGACACAGTCCAGAGTTTAAGCGTCCCAACA tgaaCTTGACAAGAATTGTACTCCTGGGTGAAAGTGGCGTTGGAAAGAGCGCCGCTGGAAACACAATACTGGGACAGAAAGTGTTTAAATCTCAGATGAGCAGAAGTTCAGTGACCAGAAAATGTTCAGAGAATCACGGCAATGTTTCAGGCAGAAATGTGTCTGTAGTTGATACACCTGGATTATTTGACACAGACATGAAACCTGAAGATTTCGTGACTGAGATTGGGAGAAGTGTTTATTTATCCAGTCCTGGACCGCACGCTTTTCTCATCGTGTTTCCTCTGAATATGAGATTCATTCAGCAGTATGAGAAGATTCTTTCTATGATTGAAACACTGTTTGGAAAAGAAGtgttaaaatactccatcattctCTTCACTTATGGAGATCTGTTGAAAGGACAGAGTATTGATAAACTCATTGAGGAGAACAGTGCATTAACATCTCTAGTTCAGCAGTGTGGAGGCGGATATCACGTGTTTAATAATGAAGATCAGAATAACAGAGATCTGGTGACTGAACTACTGCAGAAGATTGACACAATGATACAGCAGAATGGAGGAGGACATTACACTCATCAGATGTATCAAGATGCTCAGAGATTTAAACAAGAGGAAGAGAAGAGACGGAGAGAGGAAGATGAGAGAAGACACCAGGAGGAGAGACAAATACAAAAGAGGattgagagaatgagggaggagaTGGAGGAAAACTTAAGAGAAGAGTTAGAAGATAAATCTACATCACACAGTCAGAAGGAAGCAAGCAGTGGATCTAAATCCTTTTTTTCCAAGTTAAAGGACTATATTTATGCAAATGGCAGTGGAGCTGTTGCTGGAGCTGTTGCTGCTGTAGCTGTTGCTGCTGGAGCTGCTGGAGCTGTTGCTGCTGGAGCTGTTGGTGGAGCTGGAGCTGTTGGTGGAGCTGCTGGAGCTCTTTGTGGAGCTGCTGCTGCTGGAGCTGTTGGtggagctgctgctgctgctggagcAGTTATTGGAGCAGTTATTGGAGCTGTTATTGGAGCTGTTATTGGGGCTGTTGCTGCTGCTACTGGAGCTGTTGGTGGAGCTGGAGCTGTTGGTGGAGCTGCTGGAGCTGTTGGTGGAGTTGCTTTAGCTGGAGTTCGTTGTCGAGCTTCTGCTGCTGGAGCTATTGGTGGAGCTGCTGCTGCTGGAGCTGTTCGTGGAGCTGCTCCTGCTGGAGCTGTTGGTGGAGCTGTTGCTGCTGGAGCTGTTATTGGAGCTGTTATTGGAGCTGTTATTGGAGCTGTTATTGGAGCTGTTCGTGGAGCTGCTGCTGGAGCTGTTCGTGGAGCTGCTGCTGGAGATGTTGGTGGAGCTGCTGCTGGAGATGTTGGTGGAGCTGCTGCTGGAGATGTTGGTGGAGCTGCTGCTGGAGATGTTGCTGGAGCTGCTGCTGGAGATGTTCGTGGAGCTGTTGATGGTACTTTTGATGGTGAAGCTGCTGCTGGAGATGTTCGTGGAGCTGCTGCTGGAGCTGTTGGTGGAGCTGCTGCTGCTGGAGATGTTCGTGGAACTGCTGCTGGAGATGTTCGTGGAGCTGTTGATGGTACTTTTGATGGTGAAACTGTCGACTGA
- the LOC127647600 gene encoding GTPase IMAP family member 7-like, with amino-acid sequence MVLIGRTGAGKSSSANTILGRRVFRDAKSASSITKECWKETGDVADHQLELVDCPGLFDTSLSEKEMIKDISKCVNMTAPGPHAIILVIQLGPFTEEERLSVEKIRAIFGEEADQHTIILFTHGDELTQSIEETLEEAGEDLKELVESCGGRYHVFDNTKMHERSQVLEFLDKVTNMLQMNGDKYYTGDVFQGVEKMLKEKEEELKHQYNQKILELTTVHNEEKSQLEEIIQKLKESGQEKELKIKQLCYVLRDVYYIIVLVICLMWFTVCCVSLCISLSLSLSI; translated from the coding sequence ATGGTGCTGATAGGAAGAACTGGAGCCGGTAAAAGTTCTTCAGCAAACACTATCCTGGGCAGAAGAGTCTTCAGAGATGCTAAAAGTGCTTCATCCATCACTAAAGAGTGCTGGAAGGAGACCGGAGACGTTGCAGATCATCAGCTGGAACTGGTGGACTGTCCAGGACTCTTTGATACTTCACTCTCAGAGAAAGAGATGATAAAGGACATCAGTAAATGTGTGAACATGACGGCACCAGGACCTCACGCCATCATCCTGGTCATTCAGCTGGGTCCATTCACAGAAGAAGAGAGACTCTCAGTGGAGAAGATCAGAGCCATATTTGGAGAAGAAGCAGATCAACACACCATCATCCTCTTCACTCACGGAGATGAACTCACACAAAGCATTGAAGAGACACTGGAAGAGGCAGGAGAAGACTTAAAAGAGCTTGTAGAATCATGTGGAGGACGGTATCATGTGTTTGACAACACAAAAATGCATGAGCGCAGTCAGGTGTTGGAGTTCCTGGATAAAGTCACTAACATGTTACAGATGAACGGGGATAAATATTACACCGGTGACGTGTTTCAGGGTGTGGAAAAAATGCTGAAGGAGAAAGAAGAAGAGCTAAAACACCAGTACAATCAGAAGATACTGGAATTAACAACTGTACATAATGAAGAAAAGTCTCAACTGGAGGAGATCATTCAGAAACTGAAAGAATCAGGGCAGGAGAAAGAACTGAAAATTAAACAGTTGTGTTACGTCCTGAGGGACGTATATTATATCATTGTGTTAGTGATATGTTTGATGTGGTTTACTGTGTGTTGTGTGTCCCTGTGTATTTCCTTGTCCCTTTCGCTCTCCatttaa